From Brassica oleracea var. oleracea cultivar TO1000 chromosome C3, BOL, whole genome shotgun sequence, a single genomic window includes:
- the LOC106332414 gene encoding transcription repressor OFP5-like, producing the protein MMKWGRKKLVTSSSSLSRAHHVSWFSKLRGSSDLKPAKEKKHHDEAIQKMSTKSSLSSTKPGKDIHESSKRLQRVSEEKENVAKRSAGMESNEKFEEIMSSVKKKARDNQRETRGFLEVEAMDRDKGGTVIMTPRIHVNRDKKRRDQKLLLQKPKRSEQESEVKVQKPATRTCTRSYSREDFVKLKEIKLREVKLKADQQRKSMYLRRELGTKENSKVRVFSPRACRVKAIQDLKKAKLRAREHDGGGIEKESFAVVKCSSDPQKDFRDSMVEMIMENGIINHPEELKELLVCYLRLNTNEYHDMIINVFQQVHSDLHLH; encoded by the coding sequence ATGATGAAATGGGGAAGAAAGAAACTTGTTACTTCTTCATCTTCTTTGTCTCGTGCTCATCATGTTTCTTGGTTTTCAAAGTTGAGAGGTTCTTCTGACTTGAAACCTGCAAAGGAGAAGAAGCATCATGATGAAGCTATCCAGAAGATGTCTACAAAATCTTCCTTGAGTTCTACTAAACCTGGAAAAGATATTCATGAGAGCAGCAAAAGGTTACAGAGAGTATCAGAAGAGAAGGAGAACGTTGCAAAAAGGTCAGCAGGTATGGAGTCAAATGAGAAGTTTGAAGAGATCATGAGCAGTGTGAAGAAGAAAGCAAGAGATAACCAAAGGGAGACGCGTGGCTTCCTAGAAGTAGAGGCAATGGATAGAGACAAAGGAGGAACTGTGATCATGACGCCAAGAATTCACGTGAACAGAGATAAGAAGAGACGTGACCAAAAGCTTCTCCTACAAAAACCAAAGAGATCAGAACAGGAGTCAGAGGTCAAGGTGCAAAAACCAGCCACAAGAACATGTACAAGAAGCTACAGTAGAGAAGATTTTGTGAAGCTGAAGGAAATAAAACTAAGAGAAGTGAAGCTGAAGGCTGACCAACAGAGGAAATCTATGTACCTGAGAAGGGAGCTAGGAACAAAAGAAAACAGCAAGGTTAGAGTCTTTTCACCAAGAGCATGCAGAGTTAAAGCTATTCAAGACTTGAAGAAGGCTAAACTGAGAGCACGCGAGCACGATGGAGGAGGAATTGAGAAGGAAAGCTTTGCAGTAGTGAAATGCTCGAGCGATCCTCAGAAGGATTTTAGAGATTCAATGGTGGAGATGATCATGGAGAATGGTATTATCAACCACCCTGAAGAACTCAAAGAGCTTCTGGTTTGTTATCTTAGACTCAATACCAATGAATACCATGATATGATCATCAATGTGTTTCAGCAGGTGCACAGTGATTTACATTTACATTAA
- the LOC106329162 gene encoding heat stress transcription factor A-4a-like: protein MDESNHGGSLPPFLTKTYEMVDDSSSDSIVSWSQSNKSFIVWNPPEFSRDLLPKFFKHNNFASFIRQLNTYGFRKADPEQWEFANDDFVRGQPHLMKNIHRRKPVHSHSSPSLQPHPLTDSERQRMNDQIERLTKEKEVLLQELHKQEKEREMFQQQVKELKDQLQHMEKRQKTMVSFVSQVLEKPELALNLSPCLLETNERKRRFPRIGLEGSTSPSSQARELQVEQLESSIAVWENLVSEDSSESLGQEKRSMMTLDVDESSTCPESPPLPCIQLSIDTCPNCPTSPRTIDMNSEPDTSKEPPPAAGVNDVFWQQLLTENPGSTEQKEVQAERKDDKAEECWWDLRNVNTLTEQLGHLTS, encoded by the exons ATGGATGAGAGTAACCATGGAGGCTCGCTTCCACCTTTCCTCACCAAAACGTACGAGATGGTTGACGACTCCTCATCTGATTCAATCGTCTCGTGGAGTCAAAGCAACAAAAGCTTCATCGTTTGGAACCCACCAGAGTTTTCAAGAGACCTTCTTCCCAAATTCTTCAAACACAACAACTTCGCAAGCTTCATCCGACAGCTTAATACATAC GGTTTTAGAAAAGCTGATCCAGAGCAATGGGAGTTTGCGAACGATGATTTCGTGAGAGGTCAGCCTCATCTTATGAAGAACATTCATAGACGCAAACCTGTTCACAGCCACTCTTCACCGAGTCTCCAACCTCACCCATTGACTGACTCAGAACGACAGAGAATGAATGATCAGATCGAGAGACTGACCAAGGAGAAAGAAGTGTTGCTTCAGGAGTTACATAAACAAGAAAAGGAACGAGAGATGTTTCAGCAACAAGTTAAAGAACTAAAAGATCAGTTACAACACATGGAGAAGCGTCAGAAGACAATGGTCTCTTTTGTCTCTCAGGTGTTGGAGAAACCGGAGCTTGCTTTGAATCTCTCGCCGTGTCTACTCGAGACTAACGAGAGGAAAAGAAGGTTCCCTAGGATCGGGTTGGAAGGTTCCACAAGCCCTTCTTCACAGGCAAGAGAGCTTCAGGTGGAACAGTTAGAGTCATCAATAGCGGTTTGGGAGAATCTTGTATCTGAAGATTCTAGCGAGAGTTTGGGACAAGAAAAAAGAAGCATGATGACACTTGATGTGGATGAGTCATCTACTTGTCCTGAAAGCCCTCCTCTCCCTTGCATTCAGCTAAGTATCGACACATGTCCTAATTGTCCTACTTCTCCAAGGACCATCGACATGAACTCTGAGCCTGATACTTCCAAAGAACCTCCTCCAGCAGCAGGAGTGAATGATGTCTTCTGGCAGCAGCTTTTGACAGAGAACCCTGGCTCAACTGAGCAAAAGGAAGTTCAAGCAGAGAGGAAAGATGATAAAGCTGAGGAATGTTGGTGGGATTTGAGGAATGTAAATACACTTACAGAACAGCTTGGACATCTGACTTCTTGA